One window of the Natrinema sp. CBA1119 genome contains the following:
- a CDS encoding PadR family transcriptional regulator yields the protein MDQLTGFQRDLLYVIAGKDRPSGQEILDDINNYIDQPVTHGRLYPNLDTLVEKELVEKGELDRRTNYYALTPKGRRALQRRQEWVDQYVDV from the coding sequence ATGGATCAGCTAACTGGCTTCCAGCGCGACCTGTTGTACGTGATCGCAGGGAAAGACCGGCCGTCCGGGCAGGAGATTCTCGACGACATCAATAACTACATCGACCAGCCCGTCACACACGGTCGACTGTATCCGAACCTCGACACGCTCGTCGAGAAGGAACTCGTCGAGAAGGGCGAACTCGACCGGCGGACGAACTACTACGCGCTGACGCCGAAGGGCCGACGCGCGCTCCAGCGTCGCCAGGAGTGGGTCGACCAGTACGTCGACGTGTAA
- a CDS encoding pyridoxamine 5'-phosphate oxidase family protein translates to MAPIPEEFHDLFETETFAHVATLTEEGLPHVTPVWIDYDADDNRLLVNTERHRQKARNAERNSAVGVSMTDPDDPYRFLSVIGEVDEITTEGAREHIDELARRYTDNDEYQTPIESERVILRIRPDRVL, encoded by the coding sequence ATGGCTCCGATACCCGAAGAGTTCCACGACCTGTTCGAGACGGAAACGTTCGCCCACGTCGCGACGCTGACCGAGGAGGGCCTCCCCCACGTCACGCCGGTCTGGATCGACTACGACGCGGACGACAACCGGTTGCTGGTTAACACCGAACGCCACCGCCAGAAGGCGCGGAACGCGGAACGCAATTCCGCGGTCGGCGTCAGCATGACTGATCCCGACGACCCCTACCGGTTTCTCTCGGTGATCGGCGAGGTCGACGAGATTACGACCGAGGGCGCTCGAGAACACATCGACGAGCTCGCGCGGCGGTACACGGACAACGACGAGTATCAGACGCCGATCGAATCGGAGCGTGTCATCCTGCGAATTCGGCCGGACCGGGTCCTCTGA
- a CDS encoding RICIN domain-containing protein, with amino-acid sequence MSQPDAVPATDERDESKTTDWTRRAALTALGAGAVAGLGAPVNASSHDAAVWSSGGTWYADAHGSGVYAGGDMLDAIQAAVDGLTPGRTTKETVVVENGGTVGPTSEVHAVDLPSYTTLDVRGPITVEDTGDDLVVPIRARSVESIEIPNITVNGNPRYGIWVQSCADVTLGNVEMALYETSSIGLGVRIDDDDGDRSRNVSLNSATIEGCAHHAIETYGVDGVGIGTVTTADTGGCGLLLNDTTDATVGTVDATNPDPGGGYAGFRVANGGGQNVTVREVIVRGGARGVFGVSGSSGFTVEHVDIEGTTSQGILLQDCQNAAINGGIIRNSNSEGVRIDSRDGGSHPAAENVTVQNLRVVDDRATPQQPYGIRETGPGTANNAILNNDLRNAGTVTDLEVSASSTETRGNVLTGEEPPDDGASGGVADGRYVLENVNSGTVLEAANASTADGANVQQWPANGHPTQHWDVQDRGNGEYELSNVNSGKLLEVANASTADGANVQQWPANGHPTQRWTVRELGNGEYELSNVNSGKRLEVANASTADGANVQQWSANGHPTQRWILSGV; translated from the coding sequence GTGTCACAGCCAGATGCGGTACCCGCGACGGACGAACGCGACGAATCGAAGACAACTGACTGGACCCGACGAGCCGCTCTGACGGCACTCGGTGCGGGTGCTGTCGCCGGACTCGGCGCACCTGTCAACGCAAGCAGCCACGACGCGGCGGTCTGGTCGTCGGGCGGGACGTGGTACGCCGACGCTCACGGCTCGGGCGTTTACGCGGGCGGCGACATGCTCGACGCGATTCAGGCCGCCGTCGACGGGCTCACGCCGGGCCGAACGACGAAGGAGACGGTCGTGGTCGAAAACGGCGGGACGGTCGGCCCAACGAGCGAGGTCCATGCGGTTGACCTACCCAGTTACACGACGCTCGACGTTCGCGGACCGATCACCGTCGAGGACACTGGCGACGACCTCGTCGTTCCGATTCGCGCCCGGAGCGTCGAGTCGATCGAGATCCCGAACATCACGGTAAACGGAAATCCGCGATACGGAATCTGGGTCCAGAGCTGTGCAGACGTGACGCTGGGGAACGTCGAGATGGCGCTTTACGAAACCAGCAGCATCGGTCTCGGCGTCCGAATCGACGACGACGACGGCGACCGTTCGCGGAACGTCTCGCTGAATTCGGCAACCATCGAGGGCTGTGCCCACCACGCGATCGAAACCTACGGCGTCGACGGGGTCGGCATCGGCACCGTAACGACCGCCGACACCGGTGGCTGCGGCCTGCTCTTGAACGATACGACCGACGCGACCGTGGGGACGGTCGACGCGACGAACCCCGACCCCGGGGGCGGGTACGCCGGGTTCCGGGTCGCAAACGGCGGCGGCCAGAACGTCACCGTCCGGGAGGTCATCGTCCGCGGCGGTGCCCGCGGCGTCTTCGGCGTCTCCGGCAGCAGCGGTTTCACCGTCGAACACGTCGACATCGAGGGCACCACCAGCCAGGGGATCCTGCTTCAGGACTGCCAGAACGCCGCCATCAACGGCGGCATCATCCGTAACAGCAACAGCGAGGGGGTCCGCATCGACTCGCGCGATGGCGGCTCCCACCCGGCCGCGGAGAACGTGACGGTCCAGAACCTGCGCGTGGTCGACGATCGAGCGACGCCACAGCAGCCCTACGGGATCCGCGAGACCGGCCCCGGTACGGCCAACAACGCCATCCTGAACAACGACCTCAGGAACGCCGGCACCGTCACCGATCTCGAGGTCTCCGCCTCGAGCACGGAGACGCGCGGAAACGTGCTGACGGGCGAGGAACCGCCGGACGACGGAGCGTCCGGCGGCGTGGCTGACGGCCGATACGTCCTCGAGAACGTCAACAGCGGCACGGTCCTCGAAGCGGCGAACGCTTCGACGGCGGACGGTGCCAACGTTCAACAATGGCCCGCCAACGGCCACCCGACACAACACTGGGACGTACAGGACCGGGGCAACGGCGAGTACGAGCTCAGCAACGTCAACAGCGGGAAGCTCCTCGAAGTGGCGAACGCCTCGACGGCCGACGGTGCCAACGTCCAGCAGTGGCCCGCCAACGGCCATCCCACGCAGCGCTGGACGGTTCGAGAGCTGGGTAACGGCGAGTACGAACTCAGCAACGTCAACAGCGGGAAGCGCCTCGAGGTAGCGAACGCTTCGACGGCGGACGGCGCGAACGTCCAGCAGTGGTCCGCCAACGGCCATCCGACGCAGCGCTGGATCCTGTCCGGCGTCTGA
- a CDS encoding DUF5518 domain-containing protein yields the protein MEQGKPIAEPSWLYPIAVGLGSIPVTLLFQRLSIGDYVLAPVLSAGVIAGYLVAERPISSRRAGWRAGLIGGLALSWGGFRFLTLIPEYSFGLSTSVLAGFSTALVVGLYIVYFGLVGGFSGFVGGWLAGKIDGPRSLSVTN from the coding sequence ATGGAGCAAGGGAAACCAATCGCCGAACCCTCGTGGCTCTATCCGATTGCTGTCGGACTCGGATCGATCCCGGTCACGCTCCTCTTTCAACGGCTTTCAATCGGGGACTACGTTCTCGCGCCCGTGCTTTCCGCAGGCGTGATAGCTGGATACCTCGTTGCCGAGCGGCCGATATCGAGTCGTCGCGCCGGTTGGCGAGCGGGGTTGATCGGTGGACTCGCGCTGTCATGGGGCGGGTTTCGATTTCTAACGCTTATTCCCGAGTACTCGTTCGGTCTCAGTACGTCCGTTCTCGCAGGGTTCTCTACAGCACTCGTTGTCGGACTGTATATCGTCTATTTCGGGCTCGTCGGTGGATTCAGCGGGTTCGTCGGTGGCTGGCTCGCCGGCAAGATCGACGGACCTAGATCGCTTTCCGTCACGAACTAA
- a CDS encoding acetolactate synthase large subunit: MATTADLLVDCLESEGVERVFGVPGEEIEDLLFSLRESPIRFVPTRHEQGAAFMADVHGRLTGEAGVCCSTLGPGATNLMTGVADAQLDKSPVVAITGQGGRKRLHKESHQALDVVDVFEPIVAWNTQIAEPEIAPESVRKAFKLAEYEKPGATHLEFPEDVAASAVDSEPIETRDPVRRPDPDDESAARAARLITEAERPILLAGNGAVRTRASEHIRAIVDRIGIPVVETYMGKGAISDRESASLMTLDSGPESEAARAIERADCVVAVGYDIAEHDPQGWNPDLEKTIVHVDYEPAEVYRHYNPDVEIVADVGAALEAIDEQLSDGACSLWCGDLHERLLEAVTEPPADDDPVTVRNALPLLREAMADSDVLVSDVGSHKMAIAQSFPTYEPNTCVISNGLASMGIAVPGALAADLAVEGNVVAGTGDGGFLMNAAELETASRLDCSFTTVVFNDDDYGLISEKQEDHRGEHTGTELTNPDLVTFAESFGLEAYRPEGWDEIESAFDEAVPSDELSLIEVRLE; the protein is encoded by the coding sequence ATGGCTACCACCGCGGATCTGCTGGTCGATTGTCTCGAGTCCGAGGGCGTCGAGCGCGTCTTCGGCGTCCCGGGCGAGGAAATCGAGGACCTGCTGTTCTCGCTTCGGGAGTCACCGATCCGGTTCGTCCCGACGCGCCACGAACAGGGCGCGGCGTTCATGGCCGACGTCCACGGCCGGCTGACCGGCGAAGCGGGCGTCTGCTGCTCGACGCTCGGCCCCGGCGCCACGAACCTCATGACGGGCGTCGCCGACGCCCAACTGGACAAGAGCCCGGTCGTCGCGATCACCGGCCAGGGCGGCCGCAAGCGACTCCACAAGGAGAGCCATCAGGCGCTGGACGTGGTCGACGTCTTCGAGCCGATCGTCGCGTGGAACACCCAGATCGCCGAGCCGGAGATCGCACCGGAGTCGGTGCGCAAGGCGTTCAAACTCGCCGAGTACGAGAAGCCGGGCGCGACCCACCTCGAGTTCCCCGAGGACGTCGCCGCGTCGGCGGTCGACAGCGAGCCGATCGAGACGCGCGATCCGGTTCGGCGACCGGACCCGGACGACGAGTCGGCCGCACGGGCGGCGCGGCTGATCACCGAGGCCGAACGACCGATCCTGCTGGCGGGCAACGGCGCGGTCCGAACGCGCGCGTCGGAGCACATCCGCGCCATCGTCGACCGCATCGGGATTCCGGTCGTCGAGACGTACATGGGGAAGGGAGCGATCTCGGACCGCGAGTCGGCCTCGCTGATGACGCTCGATTCGGGACCCGAGAGCGAGGCCGCGCGGGCGATCGAGCGCGCGGACTGCGTCGTCGCGGTCGGCTACGACATCGCCGAGCACGACCCCCAGGGGTGGAACCCGGATCTCGAGAAGACCATCGTCCACGTCGACTACGAGCCCGCGGAGGTCTACCGCCATTACAACCCGGACGTGGAGATCGTCGCCGACGTGGGCGCGGCGCTCGAGGCCATCGACGAGCAACTGTCGGACGGGGCCTGTTCGCTGTGGTGTGGCGATCTGCACGAGCGGCTGCTCGAGGCGGTGACGGAGCCGCCGGCCGACGACGATCCGGTGACGGTGCGGAACGCCCTGCCCCTCCTGCGCGAGGCGATGGCCGACTCGGACGTGCTCGTCTCGGACGTGGGCAGCCACAAGATGGCGATCGCGCAGTCGTTCCCGACCTACGAGCCCAACACCTGCGTGATCTCGAACGGGCTGGCCAGCATGGGGATCGCCGTCCCGGGCGCGCTCGCGGCTGATCTGGCTGTCGAGGGGAACGTGGTCGCGGGCACGGGTGACGGCGGCTTCCTGATGAACGCGGCGGAGCTCGAGACCGCGAGTCGGCTGGACTGCAGTTTCACGACCGTGGTCTTCAACGACGACGATTACGGGCTGATCTCCGAGAAGCAAGAGGATCATCGGGGCGAGCACACCGGTACCGAGCTGACCAACCCCGACTTGGTGACGTTCGCCGAGAGCTTCGGGCTCGAGGCCTACCGGCCCGAGGGCTGGGACGAGATCGAGTCGGCGTTCGACGAGGCCGTGCCGTCCGACGAGTTATCGCTGATTGAGGTTCGGCTCGAGTGA
- a CDS encoding PadR family transcriptional regulator, producing MSDDDSRDLQHPARADASLPSHLARNGRSAWVELTAFQRDCLEAVARRERDDRPCDELGIMCTLGCTYPTVTRTRLEPNLRVLVGRGLLDDRDNSDGASEYRLTDAGRALLLQRAERVADSCGISAARTGADEATARGNGTEDG from the coding sequence ATGTCAGACGACGATTCGCGGGACCTTCAACATCCCGCTCGAGCAGACGCATCGCTCCCGAGTCACCTCGCGAGGAACGGCCGCAGCGCCTGGGTCGAACTCACCGCCTTCCAGCGCGACTGTCTCGAGGCCGTCGCCCGCCGCGAGCGCGACGACCGGCCGTGCGACGAACTGGGGATCATGTGCACGCTCGGGTGCACGTATCCCACCGTCACCCGCACCCGACTCGAGCCGAACCTACGAGTCCTCGTCGGGCGCGGCCTCCTCGACGACCGCGACAATTCCGACGGGGCGAGCGAGTATCGGCTCACCGACGCCGGGCGCGCGCTCCTCCTCCAGCGCGCCGAACGCGTCGCCGACAGCTGCGGGATCAGTGCGGCCCGCACCGGCGCGGACGAGGCGACCGCTCGAGGGAACGGGACCGAAGACGGATAA
- a CDS encoding transcriptional regulator: MQLPIDDRILESLESSGMILSPAVIAINIDKSRDEVNRRLSILVEYGVVTRVKRGYYEITAAGEQYLAGELDADGLEPGES, translated from the coding sequence ATGCAGTTGCCAATCGATGACCGGATTCTCGAGTCGCTCGAGTCGTCGGGGATGATCCTGTCTCCCGCGGTTATCGCGATCAATATCGACAAGTCTCGAGACGAGGTGAACCGACGGCTCTCGATACTGGTTGAATACGGAGTCGTTACCCGAGTCAAACGAGGATACTACGAGATTACGGCCGCCGGCGAACAGTATCTGGCTGGGGAGTTGGATGCGGACGGCCTCGAGCCAGGCGAAAGTTGA
- a CDS encoding response regulator, with protein MDGPKEIGDVLLIEDNPGDVRLTKELLEEAGIHSTIHTVTDGGEALDVLQQQNGYEDAPRPDLILIDWHLPKMTVGEILAEAREATDLSDILIVVLTGSGARVERIEEETAAADEILTKPIDPSEFPETLESL; from the coding sequence ATGGATGGCCCAAAAGAAATTGGAGATGTACTCTTAATCGAGGACAATCCCGGCGATGTTCGTCTCACGAAAGAGCTACTCGAGGAGGCGGGTATCCACAGTACCATCCATACCGTTACCGATGGCGGTGAAGCCCTAGACGTCCTCCAGCAGCAAAATGGCTACGAGGACGCACCCCGTCCCGACTTGATCCTCATAGATTGGCATCTCCCAAAAATGACCGTCGGAGAGATTTTGGCCGAGGCGCGGGAGGCCACCGATCTATCGGATATTCTAATAGTCGTGCTAACTGGTTCGGGAGCGAGGGTCGAGCGCATCGAAGAGGAGACAGCGGCGGCAGACGAGATCCTCACGAAACCGATCGACCCGAGCGAGTTCCCCGAAACCCTGGAATCCCTGTAG
- the trmY gene encoding tRNA (pseudouridine(54)-N(1))-methyltransferase TrmY — MRQFVLIGHDVPTEPDFSLDDLAGGAGRLDALCRSITAAFVTSHGIREDVRVHLIAQDELTITFDGGTLQRLNPDERSTAALVRKALEHREDAIGALPAEPSPGIEVYRRGFEGTLEEIADDGPIVQLHEDGEAVIDVGAETLGDAIFVLSDHRDFTDEEAELLEAFADQRLRLGPELLHADQAITVAHHYLDTDGYERF, encoded by the coding sequence ATGCGCCAGTTCGTGCTCATCGGTCACGACGTTCCCACGGAGCCCGACTTCTCGCTCGACGACCTCGCGGGCGGGGCCGGTCGCCTCGACGCGCTCTGTCGGTCGATCACCGCCGCGTTCGTCACTTCCCACGGCATCCGCGAGGACGTGCGGGTCCACCTGATCGCCCAGGACGAACTCACGATCACCTTCGACGGCGGGACGCTCCAGCGGCTCAACCCCGACGAGCGGAGCACCGCCGCGCTAGTTCGCAAGGCCCTCGAGCACCGCGAGGACGCCATCGGCGCGCTGCCCGCCGAACCCAGTCCGGGGATCGAGGTCTATCGCCGCGGGTTCGAGGGGACGCTCGAGGAAATCGCCGACGACGGCCCGATCGTCCAGTTGCACGAGGACGGCGAGGCGGTGATCGACGTGGGTGCCGAGACGCTGGGGGACGCGATTTTCGTGCTCTCGGATCACCGGGACTTCACCGACGAGGAGGCGGAGTTGCTCGAGGCGTTCGCCGATCAGCGGCTCCGGCTCGGGCCCGAGTTGTTACACGCGGATCAGGCGATCACCGTCGCGCATCACTACCTGGATACGGACGGCTACGAGCGGTTTTGA
- a CDS encoding metal-dependent hydrolase, which translates to MWPWGHLAVAYLLYTVVTHSRLGRPPRAVPAIALAFGSQTPDLIDKPLAWNFGILPGGRTLAHSLFVVALLVPVVLLVADRLKGRAIGVAFLIGYCSHLLADVPPRILSGEFAHAAYLLWPVLEQPPEEPVAGILDAFLHYYELGTYQWVQFGLFAVAVVAWYRDGMPGLEWAFDSLERRLGIGS; encoded by the coding sequence ATGTGGCCCTGGGGACACCTCGCCGTCGCCTATCTGCTCTACACCGTCGTCACGCACTCCCGGCTCGGCCGCCCGCCGCGCGCCGTGCCGGCGATCGCGCTCGCGTTCGGCTCGCAGACGCCGGATCTGATCGATAAGCCCCTCGCGTGGAATTTCGGCATCCTGCCCGGCGGTCGCACCCTCGCACACTCGCTGTTCGTCGTCGCCCTCCTCGTGCCGGTCGTCCTCCTCGTCGCGGATCGCCTCAAGGGCCGCGCGATTGGCGTCGCCTTCCTGATCGGCTACTGTTCGCACCTGCTGGCAGACGTCCCGCCGCGGATCCTCTCGGGGGAGTTCGCACACGCCGCGTACCTCCTCTGGCCGGTGCTCGAGCAGCCCCCCGAGGAACCCGTCGCTGGCATCCTCGACGCGTTCCTCCACTACTACGAGCTGGGGACCTACCAGTGGGTCCAGTTCGGCCTCTTCGCCGTCGCCGTCGTCGCCTGGTACCGCGACGGGATGCCGGGGCTCGAGTGGGCCTTCGACTCGCTCGAGCGGCGGCTCGGGATCGGATCCTGA
- a CDS encoding HVO_A0556 family zinc finger protein — MAKSESAQSNGQQQLLAMLEGRSCHHCPDGELERGTYKDNRAIVCDSCGTPRVQVWSASLD, encoded by the coding sequence ATGGCGAAATCAGAGTCGGCGCAGTCGAACGGGCAACAACAGTTGCTCGCGATGCTCGAGGGACGGTCCTGTCACCACTGTCCGGACGGCGAGCTCGAGCGGGGGACATACAAGGACAACAGGGCGATCGTCTGCGATAGCTGCGGGACGCCGCGCGTTCAGGTCTGGTCGGCGTCGCTCGACTAG
- a CDS encoding S1C family serine protease, whose translation MDDSRLDRRSFLAAASAGLAGVAAGCVEPRADDSIEGNSSNEIDRGDLADGSAFTDLYDEIIGSVTQIRVFGLRDPTTGTEGRGQGSGFVYDDRHIVTNDHVIGTGTAADLQYTNGDWTGTTLVGRDYHSDLAVLEADHVPKTASPLPLTEKRPVVGQEVAAVGNPYGLNGSMSSGIVSGVNRTLDLPERQFSYPNVIQTDAAVNPGNSGGPLVDLDGAVAGVINSGGGDNIGFAISAALTERVVPALIDPGSYDHSYLGIGLHPVDRLVAEANDLEAASGVIVTGIDEGSATDGVLEPATGAVERRGEPIPVGGDVIRTFDGEPIPDRHALSTYLALETSPGDALDIGLRRNGRAITRTLTLDARPSV comes from the coding sequence ATGGACGACTCCCGACTGGATCGCCGTTCCTTTCTCGCGGCCGCGAGCGCCGGGCTCGCCGGTGTCGCCGCCGGCTGCGTGGAGCCTCGAGCCGACGACTCGATCGAGGGGAACTCCTCGAACGAGATCGATCGAGGAGACCTCGCGGACGGCTCGGCGTTTACGGACCTCTACGATGAGATCATCGGCTCGGTCACGCAGATCCGCGTCTTCGGGCTCCGGGATCCGACCACCGGTACCGAGGGACGCGGGCAGGGATCGGGGTTCGTCTACGACGACCGTCACATCGTCACCAACGACCACGTCATCGGTACCGGCACGGCGGCGGACCTTCAGTACACTAACGGTGATTGGACGGGGACCACGCTCGTCGGTCGCGACTACCACAGCGATCTGGCCGTTCTCGAGGCAGATCACGTCCCGAAGACGGCGTCCCCGCTTCCCCTGACCGAGAAACGGCCCGTCGTCGGGCAGGAGGTGGCCGCGGTCGGCAACCCCTACGGCCTCAACGGCTCGATGTCGTCGGGGATCGTCAGCGGCGTCAACCGGACGCTCGACCTCCCCGAGCGACAGTTCTCCTACCCGAACGTCATCCAGACCGACGCGGCCGTCAACCCCGGCAACAGCGGCGGGCCGCTCGTCGATCTCGACGGGGCGGTCGCGGGGGTCATCAACTCCGGTGGCGGCGACAACATCGGATTCGCCATTTCGGCGGCGCTCACCGAACGCGTCGTGCCGGCGCTCATCGACCCGGGGTCGTACGACCACTCCTACCTGGGGATCGGCCTCCACCCCGTCGACCGACTCGTCGCCGAGGCGAACGATCTCGAGGCGGCGTCCGGGGTCATCGTCACCGGTATCGACGAGGGCTCGGCCACCGACGGCGTCCTCGAGCCGGCCACGGGAGCCGTCGAGCGACGCGGGGAACCGATCCCCGTCGGCGGCGACGTCATCCGCACGTTCGACGGGGAACCGATCCCCGACCGCCACGCGCTGTCGACGTATCTCGCGCTCGAGACCAGTCCTGGCGACGCACTCGACATCGGTCTCCGGCGGAACGGGCGCGCGATCACCAGAACGCTGACGCTCGACGCCCGGCCGTCGGTCTAG
- a CDS encoding tRNA pseudouridine(54/55) synthase Pus10 produces MITEDARALLATGPVCDSCLGRPFAERSFGLTNAERGRALRTTVALADDEDFDPTEPADCWVCEGYCGTFDAIADAIVGALEGCEFATYQVGSRIPPLVEENERLLREDADLEPDVGESMKREINREVGRRVGAKTETEVDFDRPDVLAIVDLEGFDPRETLESGAVTSHAVDVQINPAFVYGRYRKLERDIPQTEWPCRECGGSGIQLGDDGEEPCDYCGGSGYLYDTSVEQVVRPHVVDAMDGDEGTFHGAGREDVDARMLEGGRPFVLEVKRPRVRDPDPETLEAEINEAAEGSVEVDGLRLATHEMVERVKEHDASKRYRADVEFAEPIDEDAFETALAELEGTTVDQYTPERVDHRRAGLTRERTVYGIDGDLRSSAEAEVRIHGEGGLYVKELISSDDGRTEPSLAGLLETDAEVTALDVTSVEGADEPFELEEYFMDEPRADHEEETAETVN; encoded by the coding sequence ATGATCACGGAAGACGCCCGCGCGTTGCTGGCGACGGGCCCCGTCTGCGACTCCTGTCTCGGACGGCCCTTCGCCGAACGGAGTTTCGGGCTGACCAACGCCGAGCGCGGTCGGGCGCTGCGCACGACGGTCGCGCTGGCCGACGACGAGGACTTCGATCCGACTGAGCCCGCGGACTGCTGGGTCTGCGAGGGCTACTGCGGGACGTTCGACGCCATCGCGGACGCGATCGTCGGCGCCCTCGAGGGGTGCGAGTTCGCCACCTATCAGGTCGGCAGCCGCATCCCGCCGCTGGTCGAAGAGAACGAACGACTGCTCCGAGAGGACGCCGACCTCGAGCCCGACGTCGGCGAATCGATGAAGCGCGAGATCAACCGGGAGGTCGGCCGGCGCGTCGGCGCGAAGACCGAAACCGAGGTCGACTTCGACCGACCCGACGTGCTCGCCATCGTCGACCTCGAGGGGTTCGACCCGCGCGAGACCCTCGAGTCGGGGGCCGTCACGAGCCACGCCGTCGACGTCCAGATCAATCCCGCGTTCGTCTACGGCCGCTACCGCAAACTCGAGCGCGATATTCCCCAGACGGAGTGGCCATGCCGGGAGTGTGGCGGCAGCGGGATCCAGCTCGGCGACGACGGCGAGGAGCCCTGTGACTACTGCGGCGGTTCGGGCTACCTGTACGACACGAGCGTCGAACAGGTCGTCCGCCCCCACGTCGTCGACGCGATGGACGGCGACGAGGGCACCTTCCACGGCGCGGGCCGGGAAGACGTCGACGCCCGCATGCTCGAGGGCGGCCGACCGTTCGTCCTCGAGGTGAAGCGACCGCGCGTGCGCGACCCCGATCCCGAGACGCTCGAGGCCGAGATCAACGAGGCCGCCGAGGGCTCCGTCGAGGTCGACGGTCTCCGGCTGGCGACTCACGAAATGGTCGAGCGCGTCAAGGAACACGACGCGAGCAAGCGCTACCGCGCGGACGTCGAGTTCGCGGAGCCGATCGACGAGGACGCCTTCGAAACGGCGCTCGCAGAACTCGAGGGGACGACCGTCGACCAGTACACGCCGGAGCGAGTGGACCACCGGCGGGCGGGGCTGACCCGCGAGCGGACGGTCTACGGGATCGACGGCGACTTGCGATCGTCGGCCGAGGCCGAGGTCCGGATCCACGGCGAGGGCGGCCTCTACGTGAAGGAACTCATCAGCAGCGACGACGGCCGAACCGAGCCGAGTCTGGCGGGCTTACTCGAGACCGACGCCGAGGTGACGGCGCTGGACGTGACCAGCGTGGAAGGGGCAGACGAGCCGTTCGAACTCGAGGAGTACTTCATGGACGAGCCGCGGGCAGATCACGAGGAAGAGACGGCGGAGACAGTCAACTGA
- a CDS encoding helix-turn-helix transcriptional regulator produces MKTDLKVYRAKHDITQEELANEVGVTRQTINAIETGRYNPSLELAFELSDYFECEIEDLFSPE; encoded by the coding sequence ATGAAAACGGACCTGAAAGTTTACCGTGCCAAACACGATATCACGCAAGAAGAGCTAGCCAACGAGGTCGGAGTCACCCGCCAAACAATCAACGCGATCGAAACGGGACGCTACAACCCATCGCTTGAGCTTGCATTCGAACTTTCCGATTACTTCGAGTGTGAAATAGAGGACCTGTTCTCGCCCGAGTGA
- the rnhB gene encoding ribonuclease HII translates to MPFGVDEAGKGPALGSMFAAAVHTEEPTALPDGIRDSKRLSPERREKLAAALRADERIAIGVAEITPARIDDPETDMNSLAVAAHAEAIEGTVGDLERADDANDPISGLCDACDTDAERFARRVADACSLEGVAVDARHGADDESPLVGAASIVAKVERDAHIATLADEYGPIGSGYPGDSTTREFLASYVDEHRELPPFARESWSTCEDALAAAEQTGLEQF, encoded by the coding sequence ATGCCATTCGGCGTCGACGAGGCCGGCAAGGGACCCGCGTTGGGGTCGATGTTCGCCGCAGCAGTCCACACGGAGGAGCCCACCGCCCTCCCCGACGGCATCAGGGACTCGAAGCGGCTCTCCCCCGAGCGCCGCGAGAAACTGGCGGCCGCCCTGCGGGCCGACGAGCGGATCGCGATCGGCGTCGCCGAGATCACACCGGCGCGGATCGACGACCCCGAGACGGACATGAACTCGCTCGCGGTCGCGGCCCACGCCGAAGCGATCGAGGGGACGGTCGGCGACCTCGAGCGCGCCGATGACGCGAACGATCCGATTTCGGGACTCTGCGACGCCTGCGACACCGACGCCGAGCGCTTCGCTCGGCGGGTCGCCGACGCCTGCTCGCTCGAGGGAGTTGCCGTCGACGCGCGTCACGGTGCCGACGACGAGTCGCCGCTGGTCGGCGCGGCCAGCATCGTCGCCAAGGTCGAACGCGACGCGCACATCGCGACCCTCGCCGACGAGTACGGACCGATCGGCAGCGGCTATCCCGGCGATTCGACCACTCGCGAATTTCTCGCGTCCTACGTCGACGAGCACCGCGAACTCCCGCCGTTCGCGCGCGAGTCGTGGTCGACCTGCGAAGACGCGCTCGCCGCGGCCGAACAAACCGGGCTCGAGCAGTTTTGA